A single Desulfovibrio aminophilus DNA region contains:
- a CDS encoding oligopeptide/dipeptide ABC transporter ATP-binding protein: MPSPLAPPPGCAFHPRCPEARADCRERVPDLREAAPGRFVACHAAGK, translated from the coding sequence CTGCCGAGCCCCCTGGCCCCGCCCCCGGGCTGCGCCTTCCACCCCCGCTGCCCCGAGGCCCGGGCCGACTGCCGGGAACGCGTCCCGGACCTGCGCGAGGCGGCCCCGGGACGCTTCGTGGCCTGCCACGCGGCCGGAAAGTGA